TGAGGCCACAGTCGTCCAGCGGCACAGCTTTATCGATACTCTGTTGGCCAACACGAAAGATGAGTTTGTGATCGATCTCATGAAGGTGGTCTCCGGCCCCATCGCTTCCCTTTCAGAACGCTGAAAAAGCTCTCCAGCTTCGTTCTCGGTTCATCGAAATCCTCAACGTACCCCTGAGGGTACGCCTCCGGTTTCGACTCGCTTGCGGCCTTGCTGGAGGGACTTTTTGAACGCCCGGCGGGAGTATTTTTCTAGCGAGTCGGTGCGGGGCACTGACTCGCTAGAAAACCGTCGCTCGTATCTCGCAGGGGACAAGAGCCTATGGCTCCTCACAGAAAGAAACTGAACATATTTTGTGCGCGCTGTTAGCCATAGGTTATTAGCCTTTGCCATCCATTCCCTGCTATCAGCTATAAGCCATACGCTATATGCTCTGTTCCGAGGAGCGTCGTCTACCGCATCGTCGACTCGGTTTCCAGCTGGCCGCGGCCTCCTGCTGAATAGGCGAGTGTCACTTCGGCAATCTTGTAATCGTATTGCGCTTCCGCCAGTCTGGTTTGCGCCGCCGTGACGGCGACTTCCGATTGCGTCACTTCGATCACCGAGCCGAGGCCGAGCTTGTAGCGTTGTTTCGCCAGTTGCAGGGATTCCTGCGCCGTCTTGACCTGCTCCTCCGCCAGCTTGATCTGTTGCACGAAGGTGATGGTGTCCAGATAGGAGTTGGTGACTTGCTGCGTGAGCGCTTGCTCGACGTTCGTGGCCGCCGCATCCGAGGCGTTTCGCTGCGCGCGCGCCTCATGGACTTGGTTCTCGATCAGAAACCCCGTGAAGAGGGGCATCGACACTAAGGCTCCCGCCGTCCACCAGCCTCCGGTCTGCTGATTCTGCCTCGCATCGAACGGCTCGAAGGTGCCTCCGCTGGCCAGCGCCGAGATCGTCGGGAAGTATTGCTGCTTCGTGGCGCGCAACTTCGCTTCGGCCGAGGCCGTTTGTTCTTTGAGCCGTTGGATTTCAGGGTGCGACAGGCTCTCGCCGATCAACGTGTCCAATGGGCGAGTCGGTTTGACGTCGATGGCCAGGTCTTCCAGCACATAATCGTCTTGGCCCGCTACGCCCATCGCCCGATTGAGGTCTGCATAGCTGGACTTCAAATCGTTGCGGCTGCGAATCAGGAACGACTCGGCATTGACGAGTTCGACGCGCACGAGGTTCCAATCCAGCTTGGATTTGAGTTGCTGGCGGTAGAGCGCCTCGATCTGACCGGCGATCAGGCCCCGTTCACGGACGGTTTCTTCCGCAATCTGCACCAGCTTGCGCCGTTTGAGGCTG
Above is a genomic segment from Nitrospirota bacterium containing:
- a CDS encoding TolC family protein yields the protein MHRTITHSLIAFTILAALGGPAPASAQPLSRASEPPPRGGFLGLQQAVEMALQSHPAVQEGNANLKASEARTEQTRALYYPQVYANADTTAGAGRTNPRFLVGGALLQQNQSIFAAGVIANQRIYDFGVTSNLVESSQLAERAQGQDVNARRALVVLNVQRTYLNSLKRRKLVQIAEETVRERGLIAGQIEALYRQQLKSKLDWNLVRVELVNAESFLIRSRNDLKSSYADLNRAMGVAGQDDYVLEDLAIDVKPTRPLDTLIGESLSHPEIQRLKEQTASAEAKLRATKQQYFPTISALASGGTFEPFDARQNQQTGGWWTAGALVSMPLFTGFLIENQVHEARAQRNASDAAATNVEQALTQQVTNSYLDTITFVQQIKLAEEQVKTAQESLQLAKQRYKLGLGSVIEVTQSEVAVTAAQTRLAEAQYDYKIAEVTLAYSAGGRGQLETESTMR